A stretch of Pseudophryne corroboree isolate aPseCor3 chromosome 9, aPseCor3.hap2, whole genome shotgun sequence DNA encodes these proteins:
- the ZRANB2 gene encoding zinc finger Ran-binding domain-containing protein 2 isoform X1, translating into MATDKMSPKNFRVSDGDWICPDKKCGNVNFARRTSCNRCGQEKTTDAKMMKAGGTEIGKTLAEKSRGLFSANDWQCKTCGNVNWARRSECNMCNTPKYAKLEERTGYGGGFNERENVEYIEREESDGEYDEFGRKKKKYRGKPSGPKSVGKGEEKESGGEEEEADEEEEEGDLSKYKLDDDEDEDEDGDLSKYNLDASEEEDNSKNKKPAGSRSKSRSSHSSSPSSRSRSRSRSRTSSSSRSRSHSGSRERSPSRGSKSRSSSRSQQGSTSPKKRSCASSRSSSSSERGKKRSRSGSSSPDRKKKRSRSRSIERRRPSPSGSSHSGSRSSSSKKK; encoded by the exons ATGCGGGAATGTAAACTTTGCCAGAAGGACGAGTTGTAACCGGTGTGGGCAAG aaaaaacaacCGATGCCAAAATGATGAAAGCCGGAGGGACTGAGATAGGGAAAACTCTGGCCGAGAAGAGCCGCGGACTGTTTAGTGCCAATGACTGGCAATGCAAAAC TTGTGGAAATGTAAACTGGGCGAGAAGATCTGAGTGCAACATGTGTAATACACCGAAGTATGCCAAACTGGAGGAGAGGACTG GTTATGGGGGTGGATTTAATGAACGTGAGAATGTGGAATACATAGAACGTGAGGAATCTGACGGCGAGTATGATGAG TTTGggcgaaaaaagaaaaaatatcgtGGAAAGCCATCTGGTCCCAAATCCGTAGGCAAAGGCGAAGAGAAAGAATCAggtggtgaggaggaggaggcagatgaggaagaagaagaaggagatttGTCTAAATATAAGCTGGATGAT GATGAGGACGAAGATGAAGATGGTGACCTTTCAAAATACAATCTTGATGCCAGTGAAGAGGAAGATAATAGTAAAAATAAGAAACCTGCAGGCAGCAGATCTAAGTCCCGGTCCTCCCACTCTTCTTCCCCAAGCTCAAGGTCTAGGTCCAG ATCCCGTTCGAGAACTTCTTCCAGTTCCAGATCAAGATCTCACTCCGGTTCAAGAGAACGTTCTCCGTCTCGTGGTTCAAAATCAAG ATCCAGCTCCAGGTCCCAACAGGGGTCTACTTCCCCGAAAAAAAGATCTTGCGCAAGTTCACGGTCCTCGTCATCCTCcgagaggggaaagaaaagaagtCGCTCCGGATCTTCGTCCCCTGACCGCAAAAAAAAGAGATCAAGATCACGGTCAATCGAAAG ACGCAGACCGTCTCCCTCTGGGTCATCTCATTCTGGCTCTCGCTCGTCAAGTTCCAAAAAGAAATAA
- the ZRANB2 gene encoding zinc finger Ran-binding domain-containing protein 2 isoform X2: MATDKMSPKNFRVSDGDWICPDKKCGNVNFARRTSCNRCGQEKTTDAKMMKAGGTEIGKTLAEKSRGLFSANDWQCKTCGNVNWARRSECNMCNTPKYAKLEERTGYGGGFNERENVEYIEREESDGEYDEFGRKKKKYRGKPSGPKSVGKGEEKESGGEEEEADEEEEEGDLSKYKLDDDEDEDEDGDLSKYNLDASEEEDNSKNKKPAGSRSKSRSSHSSSPSSRSRSRSRSRTSSSSRSRSHSGSRERSPSRGSKSRSSSRSQQGSTSPKKRSCASSRSSSSSERGKKRSRSGSSSPDRKKKRSRSRRRPSPSGSSHSGSRSSSSKKK, translated from the exons ATGCGGGAATGTAAACTTTGCCAGAAGGACGAGTTGTAACCGGTGTGGGCAAG aaaaaacaacCGATGCCAAAATGATGAAAGCCGGAGGGACTGAGATAGGGAAAACTCTGGCCGAGAAGAGCCGCGGACTGTTTAGTGCCAATGACTGGCAATGCAAAAC TTGTGGAAATGTAAACTGGGCGAGAAGATCTGAGTGCAACATGTGTAATACACCGAAGTATGCCAAACTGGAGGAGAGGACTG GTTATGGGGGTGGATTTAATGAACGTGAGAATGTGGAATACATAGAACGTGAGGAATCTGACGGCGAGTATGATGAG TTTGggcgaaaaaagaaaaaatatcgtGGAAAGCCATCTGGTCCCAAATCCGTAGGCAAAGGCGAAGAGAAAGAATCAggtggtgaggaggaggaggcagatgaggaagaagaagaaggagatttGTCTAAATATAAGCTGGATGAT GATGAGGACGAAGATGAAGATGGTGACCTTTCAAAATACAATCTTGATGCCAGTGAAGAGGAAGATAATAGTAAAAATAAGAAACCTGCAGGCAGCAGATCTAAGTCCCGGTCCTCCCACTCTTCTTCCCCAAGCTCAAGGTCTAGGTCCAG ATCCCGTTCGAGAACTTCTTCCAGTTCCAGATCAAGATCTCACTCCGGTTCAAGAGAACGTTCTCCGTCTCGTGGTTCAAAATCAAG ATCCAGCTCCAGGTCCCAACAGGGGTCTACTTCCCCGAAAAAAAGATCTTGCGCAAGTTCACGGTCCTCGTCATCCTCcgagaggggaaagaaaagaagtCGCTCCGGATCTTCGTCCCCTGACCGCAAAAAAAAGAGATCAAGATCACG ACGCAGACCGTCTCCCTCTGGGTCATCTCATTCTGGCTCTCGCTCGTCAAGTTCCAAAAAGAAATAA